The genomic region TCCATTTGAACCAACCACCTCTACTACATAAAGTCCTGAAGGCAGGTTATTGATGTTGAAAAAGGTTTTAGGAGAATTCACTTTATTCTTTTCAGTAATCAATTTTCCACTAATGTCGAATAGGCTTATTCGATCGATCACCTCATTTCCTGCGTCAATTTTAAGAACATCGGTAGCCGGATTGGGGAAGAGGGTCAACTCACTATTCCCAGTATTTTGTGTATCCAGAGCTGCACATATTTGAGTGGTTTCTGATGAACCAAATTCCGCTCCTGAAGCTAATATAGTCCCAAATTGATCTACCACCGAATATGAACCTTGGCCAAATCCGCAACAGAGTCCATCGTTAGCAGAATCGAAAATAGTAAAGTCGTAACAGCCGTCTTCTAAGCACTGTATTTCATTCACGGGGTCGTCATCGTCAGTATATGGACCTCCTGAAGCAATGACATCATTAAATTCATTCGTTATAGTCCAAGTAGTTTCACCAGGATAATTGTCCAAGTTGATGATGACATTAATTTCTAAGGCTTGATCAAATGCTTCGAAAGTTCTGGAGGCTACGTTTCCCAACTCATCTGTGTCTTCATCGCCATTTAATGAGATAATTTCAACGGTGAAATTATTAACTCCATTCGATGGATTGAATGTACCAAGTGATACAAATGTATCTTCCTGAGGAGCAATATTTCCCGACCACTCAATAGTTTCAATGCTCCCATTCAAGTTTACTTCGAGAACAATTTCCTCAATGGTTTCTATACCGAGGTTTACCACATTGACACTTGAAGTAAAAGGAGAAAGCTCGCAGGAGGCTGCGGGAATCCCTGTAATAACTCCTAGGCTTGCATTTAAATCAGGTAGGTTGGTATTGCACGAATTCGGTACGATCAATGTCCCTGAGCCCGATTGGTCCAAATAAAACCGAATTGCATTGGAGGGGCTATTCCCAAACGTCCAAGAAACGCCCATTCTGCCGTAATAGTCAAAACTACCGTTGTTTACATCTCCATCGCAGGCTGCCAGACCACCGGCTAGTTGACCGATAAGGAGGCCGTTTTGATTAAAGAGGGGGGAGCCCGATGACCCGCCTTCTGTTACACCTTCTTCCCACTGATCGATGAACCAAGTTTGATTGACAAAAGAGCCGATGTTTTCATGGTACGGCGCATCTTCTTCAAAGCAAATCTTTTTTACATCTCCACTGGGGTGATGGATTCCATAAGCAGAACTCACCGATCCCTGAGAATCAGTAGCGTCCCACCCTGAGTAGCAAACGTTGTAGCTTGATGGAGGAGCATCGTTCAATTCCAAGAGCGCATAATCACTTTCATTGTTATTTGACAAAAGCGTACCCCCTGAAATACTTTGGTTGGTTGGACCATTGTTTCCGCTGCAGCCCGGTGTTTCATGATTGAAGTAGAATATCCAGTTTTGGGTAAAGCCTGTATTTCCGGGCAGGCAGTGATTGGCTGTTAAGAAAAACGGAGTGCCGTCTTGAAGGGTATTGTTTACCATGGCTCCTGAACAAACTCCATTATTGTTCACGACGATGACAGCTACAGACCGCTTTTGAAAATCAATATCAATTTCAGTCGGACAATTCACATTGATGTTGCAATCGTCTGAGTTTCCAAAGGCCCCTTTTTCTTCTCTTTCCACATTCACAAGGATATCGCGGTATCCATGAGTTACATTGTTGATGTGCAAGTATCCTTCTCCTTTTACGTTTGCCGGCTCGTAATACTCGATAATGGCCTTGTCAGAAAAGATTAACCCCACGCCTAAACTGTTGTTTTTGCTGGTATTTTCGTGGGTGAAACTTCCGAGAAGCTGAGTCTTATCCTCCGTGTAAATGAAAACCTGGCCGCCTTCAGGAACTATGTAAGAGTCAAAGACAAAATTCAGACTCGTTGCTTCTTTTGAGTTTAATGCCAAACGCCATATACCATCGCCATTCTCAAGCTCGGTCCAAATACCATTGTTGTGGATGTCAATATCTACTTCAATGTTTTTTCCAAATCGATATGGAGCACTCTTTAATTTGTCATTAATGGCATCTTCTTCTTGCAGGGTTTTCAAATCTACCTCCGGAAGTTGATAGTTTTCGTAACTCAATACGTCTTTTGAATTCCATCTGTACGGTTCTCCTCCGTGGCTAATTTGACCTAATGTGCTCACAGAGAGTGATATTAAAAGAAAGCTTAAGACTGCGTATTTCATGGGCTTTAATAATTGTAATCTAAAGTGGTGTCGGTATTGGTGAGAACAAGAATGATTCTATTGGTCCCATCATATTTTAACGGTGACAAATCGAACCAAAGTTTTTTATCCATTACCCCGCGGCATCGGTCGCCATTGCTGTTGTGTTTGAGTGTTATATCTACTTCGGGAGGATATGTGGCAGTAAAGTCTCCGCTCGTTTCAAGTTGAAACTCGTGGTCCTCGCATCCACCT from Cryomorphaceae bacterium 1068 harbors:
- a CDS encoding T9SS type A sorting domain-containing protein, whose amino-acid sequence is MKYAVLSFLLISLSVSTLGQISHGGEPYRWNSKDVLSYENYQLPEVDLKTLQEEDAINDKLKSAPYRFGKNIEVDIDIHNNGIWTELENGDGIWRLALNSKEATSLNFVFDSYIVPEGGQVFIYTEDKTQLLGSFTHENTSKNNSLGVGLIFSDKAIIEYYEPANVKGEGYLHINNVTHGYRDILVNVEREEKGAFGNSDDCNINVNCPTEIDIDFQKRSVAVIVVNNNGVCSGAMVNNTLQDGTPFFLTANHCLPGNTGFTQNWIFYFNHETPGCSGNNGPTNQSISGGTLLSNNNESDYALLELNDAPPSSYNVCYSGWDATDSQGSVSSAYGIHHPSGDVKKICFEEDAPYHENIGSFVNQTWFIDQWEEGVTEGGSSGSPLFNQNGLLIGQLAGGLAACDGDVNNGSFDYYGRMGVSWTFGNSPSNAIRFYLDQSGSGTLIVPNSCNTNLPDLNASLGVITGIPAASCELSPFTSSVNVVNLGIETIEEIVLEVNLNGSIETIEWSGNIAPQEDTFVSLGTFNPSNGVNNFTVEIISLNGDEDTDELGNVASRTFEAFDQALEINVIINLDNYPGETTWTITNEFNDVIASGGPYTDDDDPVNEIQCLEDGCYDFTIFDSANDGLCCGFGQGSYSVVDQFGTILASGAEFGSSETTQICAALDTQNTGNSELTLFPNPATDVLKIDAGNEVIDRISLFDISGKLITEKNKVNSPKTFFNINNLPSGLYVVEVVGSNGFTSREKVVVAKEE